The Synechococcales cyanobacterium T60_A2020_003 genomic interval ACCGATGACCTTTTGAATCCTTTTCCCGAAGAAGCCAATCGTCGCCTGATCTCTCAAATTACGCGCCTCCACTTTGCCCCCACCAGCACCGCCGTGGGGCATCTGGAAGCCTCTAGCGTGGTCGGTGCGATTCACCACACCGGAAATACCGTCATTGATGCCCTCCTCGCCGTCGCCAAACAACAGCCCGATTGTCCGATTCCGGGCCTGGACTGGAGTCAGTATCGGGTGATGCTATCAACGGTGCATCGCCGTGAAAACTGGGGTGAGCCGTTGACCGATATTGCCCACGGTTTTCTGCAAATCCTAGACAAGTTTCCCGATACCGCCCTGCTCCTACCCCTCCACCGCAATCCCACCGTCCGGGAACCGCT includes:
- the wecB gene encoding UDP-N-acetylglucosamine 2-epimerase (non-hydrolyzing); translation: TDDLLNPFPEEANRRLISQITRLHFAPTSTAVGHLEASSVVGAIHHTGNTVIDALLAVAKQQPDCPIPGLDWSQYRVMLSTVHRRENWGEPLTDIAHGFLQILDKFPDTALLLPLHRNPTVREPLKAMLGDHPRVFLTEPLDYRELVGAIQRSYLLLTDSGGLQEEAPSLGKPVLVLRETTERPEAITAGTAKLVGTDSATIAQAAAELLSNPDAYNAMANAINPFGDGQASARILQIVRAYFAE